A single region of the Mycoplasma mycoides subsp. mycoides SC str. PG1 genome encodes:
- a CDS encoding 1-phosphofructokinase, which produces MIYTITLNPAIDCVIETNQIDFNNTNYYSNSYSLIGGKGINVAIILNNLKNDVISTGFLGKNNANQFLDKFIELNLKNHFLLYDGVTRTNFKIRNLNTFDEIELNGVGCDLKPSYLNKLLKYLKDNLNKNDIVIASGSVNKSFNDNVYQIIGDLVNQKQALFILDTSKKYLLEGLKTKPFLIKPNISELFAVFNEPISYEFDLIYKKIKQLQSLGARNILLSMASKGSYYFSESNDIYKIGIGQGKLVNSTGAGDSMLAGFVHGLNQQLDIIKTLKYAASCGSSTAFSKWLATKKEINKQLKNIEVKKIER; this is translated from the coding sequence ATGATTTATACAATTACTTTAAACCCTGCTATTGATTGTGTAATTGAAACTAATCAAATAGATTTTAATAATACTAATTATTATTCAAATAGTTATTCATTAATTGGTGGTAAGGGAATTAATGTAGCAATTATTTTAAATAATTTAAAAAATGATGTTATAAGTACAGGTTTTTTAGGTAAAAATAATGCCAATCAATTTTTAGATAAATTTATAGAATTGAATTTAAAAAATCATTTCCTTTTATATGATGGTGTAACCAGAACTAATTTTAAAATTAGAAATTTAAATACTTTTGATGAAATAGAGCTGAATGGTGTTGGGTGTGATCTTAAACCAAGTTATTTAAATAAGCTTTTAAAATATCTTAAAGATAATTTAAATAAAAATGATATTGTTATAGCTAGTGGAAGTGTTAATAAATCATTTAATGATAATGTTTATCAAATTATAGGTGATCTTGTTAATCAAAAACAAGCTTTATTTATTTTAGATACTTCTAAAAAATATCTTTTAGAAGGTTTAAAGACAAAACCTTTTTTAATTAAACCAAACATTAGTGAATTATTTGCAGTTTTTAATGAACCTATTAGTTATGAATTTGATCTAATTTATAAAAAAATTAAACAACTACAAAGTTTAGGAGCTAGAAATATTTTATTAAGTATGGCAAGTAAGGGAAGTTATTATTTTTCAGAAAGCAATGATATTTATAAAATAGGAATTGGCCAAGGAAAACTAGTTAATTCAACTGGAGCTGGTGATTCAATGTTAGCTGGATTTGTTCACGGATTAAATCAACAATTAGATATTATAAAAACTTTAAAATACGCTGCTAGTTGTGGTTCAAGTACTGCTTTTAGTAAATGACTAGCAACAAAAAAAGAAATTAATAAACAATTAAAAAATATTGAAGTTAAAAAAATAGAAAGGTAG
- a CDS encoding DeoR/GlpR family DNA-binding transcription regulator codes for MIKEQRYKEILKKLEINELLSLDFLSTDLNIPLTTLRRDLKELEHRHKVIRTHGGVQLNKSKLIVEDYLDNKINLNVQAKQQIAIKALKKIKPRTCIFLDSGSTTYYLAKILDANLDLKIVTNSILNVQELSKNNHQNIYLLGGKYQVVTSSILGYQAVNDLKNYAFDLSFIGINAVDDQTNIYTTSDDHAQLKIQVIKNSNKSYGLVDQSKKHSKSFYKFATNLELELIED; via the coding sequence ATGATTAAAGAACAAAGATACAAAGAGATTTTAAAAAAATTAGAAATAAATGAATTACTTTCTTTAGATTTTCTATCAACTGATTTAAATATTCCCTTAACTACTTTAAGAAGAGATCTTAAAGAACTAGAACATAGACATAAAGTTATTAGAACACATGGAGGAGTACAACTTAATAAAAGTAAATTAATTGTTGAAGATTATTTAGACAATAAGATTAATTTAAATGTCCAAGCTAAACAACAAATTGCTATTAAAGCTCTTAAAAAAATTAAACCTAGAACTTGTATTTTTTTAGATTCAGGTTCAACAACTTATTATTTAGCAAAAATATTAGATGCTAATTTAGATTTAAAAATTGTTACTAATTCAATTTTAAATGTTCAAGAATTAAGTAAAAATAATCATCAAAATATTTATTTATTAGGTGGAAAATATCAAGTAGTTACTAGTTCTATTTTAGGTTATCAAGCAGTCAATGATTTAAAAAACTATGCTTTTGATTTAAGTTTTATTGGCATTAATGCAGTTGATGATCAAACTAATATTTATACAACTAGTGATGATCATGCTCAATTAAAAATTCAAGTAATTAAGAACTCAAATAAAAGTTATGGGTTAGTTGATCAATCTAAAAAACATTCTAAATCATTTTATAAATTTGCTACAAATCTAGAATTAGAACTAATTGAAGATTAA
- a CDS encoding purine-nucleoside phosphorylase has translation MHIDKNADIASVVLIAGDPKRTKWATENLLTDYKLVSDVRNAFVYTGYYKNHKVSFATSGMGQPSIAIYAHELFNDHNVNTIIRVGTCGTYNNDIKIGTVIEAKNAFSEVNIFEPDKTGWQKNQPSLDLNIGFKANVHCSDVFYRISKLDIKEHNLDVVDMESFALFYLANHFNKKAATILTVSDNLNDHSNDLTAKQREIATLKMYQDVLEKLFAN, from the coding sequence ATGCATATTGATAAAAATGCTGATATTGCTAGTGTTGTACTAATTGCAGGAGATCCAAAAAGAACTAAATGAGCAACTGAAAACTTATTGACTGATTATAAACTAGTAAGTGATGTCAGAAATGCTTTTGTTTATACTGGTTATTATAAAAATCATAAAGTAAGTTTTGCTACAAGTGGAATGGGTCAACCTTCAATTGCTATTTATGCTCATGAATTATTTAATGATCATAATGTAAATACTATTATTAGAGTTGGAACTTGTGGAACATATAATAATGATATTAAAATAGGAACTGTAATTGAAGCAAAAAATGCTTTTAGTGAAGTAAATATTTTTGAACCAGATAAAACAGGATGACAAAAAAATCAACCTAGTTTAGATTTAAATATCGGTTTTAAAGCAAATGTTCACTGTAGTGATGTTTTTTATAGAATATCTAAATTAGATATAAAAGAACATAATTTAGATGTTGTTGATATGGAAAGTTTTGCTTTGTTTTATTTAGCAAATCATTTTAATAAAAAAGCAGCAACTATTTTAACTGTTTCAGATAATTTAAATGATCATTCAAATGATTTAACTGCAAAACAAAGAGAAATAGCTACACTAAAAATGTATCAAGATGTTTTAGAAAAACTATTTGCAAATTAA
- a CDS encoding helix-turn-helix domain-containing protein, whose amino-acid sequence MLPKDLDFKLQIIEEHKKGASVKALSDKYNIGIWTIRDWIHQYKMFAEQGISKSVVHTKYDPEFKLHVINHKKEYNLSYPETIKLFSIKNSSTVALWEKQFKEKGIQGLSNQIGRPKNSSTSYKQLFLQLEEKIADLEQQIDELKQQLNIKDTK is encoded by the coding sequence ATGCTGCCAAAAGATCTTGATTTTAAGCTACAAATTATAGAAGAACATAAAAAAGGAGCTTCAGTTAAAGCTTTATCAGATAAATATAATATTGGTATTTGAACAATTAGAGATTGGATTCACCAGTATAAAATGTTTGCTGAGCAAGGAATTAGTAAAAGTGTAGTTCATACTAAATATGACCCAGAGTTTAAATTACATGTTATTAATCATAAAAAAGAATATAACTTAAGCTATCCAGAAACTATCAAACTATTTAGTATTAAAAACTCTTCAACTGTTGCTTTGTGAGAAAAACAGTTTAAAGAAAAAGGAATACAAGGTTTAAGTAATCAAATCGGCAGACCCAAAAATAGCTCTACTTCTTATAAACAGCTCTTTTTACAATTAGAAGAAAAAATTGCTGATTTAGAACAACAAATAGATGAACTAAAACAGCAATTAAATATTAAAGATACAAAATAA
- a CDS encoding alpha/beta fold hydrolase, translating into MKSEILISKDNKQLVLYKWDEVTRPLAVIQLVHGSCEHIKRYEDFIKQMNQNNVIVIGIDQRGHGQTSVLNNELGYFNKTKGWDCLIQDQLLVNQYIKTNYTNLPIYMLGHSMGSFVARSYAIKYSNTIKGLILSGTNQTNSFTLLSALVLTKLTSLFLKEKQPNKIIWNISYKQLNKKFKTNNSNGVEWLTRDTNIQNQFLNDKLCGFVFSSSAFKDMFKGMLFNLKTKNIKKMNHDLRILLLTGSDDPVSHYSKDVIKLNNKLEKLGYDSKLIIYKDSRHEILNELDKNLVIRDILKFM; encoded by the coding sequence ATGAAAAGTGAAATTCTAATTAGTAAAGATAATAAACAATTAGTTTTATATAAATGAGATGAAGTAACAAGACCACTAGCAGTGATTCAACTAGTTCATGGTAGTTGTGAACATATAAAAAGATATGAAGATTTTATAAAACAAATGAATCAAAATAATGTAATAGTAATTGGTATTGATCAAAGAGGTCATGGACAAACTAGTGTTTTAAACAATGAACTTGGGTATTTTAATAAAACTAAAGGTTGAGACTGTTTAATACAAGATCAATTATTAGTTAATCAATATATTAAAACTAATTATACTAATTTACCTATTTATATGCTTGGTCATTCAATGGGGAGTTTTGTTGCTAGAAGTTATGCTATTAAATATAGTAATACTATTAAAGGGCTAATTTTAAGTGGAACTAATCAAACTAATAGTTTTACTTTACTTTCAGCTTTAGTTTTAACAAAACTAACTTCTTTATTTTTAAAAGAAAAGCAACCAAATAAAATTATTTGAAATATTAGTTATAAACAGTTAAATAAAAAGTTTAAAACTAATAATAGTAATGGAGTTGAATGACTAACTAGAGATACAAATATTCAAAATCAATTTTTAAATGATAAGTTATGTGGGTTTGTTTTTAGTAGTAGTGCTTTTAAAGATATGTTTAAAGGAATGTTATTTAACTTAAAAACTAAAAATATAAAAAAGATGAATCATGATTTAAGAATTTTATTACTAACTGGTAGTGATGATCCTGTAAGTCATTATAGTAAAGATGTAATTAAACTAAATAATAAATTAGAAAAATTAGGTTATGATTCAAAACTAATTATTTATAAAGATTCTAGACATGAAATCTTAAATGAATTAGATAAAAATTTAGTAATTAGAGATATTTTAAAATTTATGTAA
- the fic gene encoding protein adenylyltransferase Fic, whose translation MKANFIEEEFEINLSVKHLLELWDKNLLNTFQIGTFKGLSQIHSYIFKDVFDFNGQIRNVNISKNNAMFCLARYLKQNLELVDNMKQDTFNQIIDKYVEMNICHPFREGNGRSMRLWLDLILKKQLNVVVNWTNINKDDYLLAMTNSLIDSTNLKLLIKNNLTNKINDRSVYIKSIIKSYEYEGFKIDIK comes from the coding sequence ATGAAAGCTAATTTTATAGAAGAAGAATTTGAGATTAATTTATCTGTTAAGCACTTATTAGAATTATGAGATAAAAATTTATTAAATACATTTCAAATAGGGACATTTAAAGGTTTAAGTCAAATACATTCTTATATTTTTAAAGATGTATTTGACTTTAATGGACAAATTAGAAATGTAAATATTTCTAAAAATAATGCTATGTTTTGTTTAGCAAGATATTTAAAACAAAACCTAGAACTTGTTGATAATATGAAACAAGATACATTTAATCAAATAATAGATAAATATGTTGAAATGAATATTTGTCATCCATTTAGAGAAGGTAATGGCAGATCTATGAGACTTTGACTAGATTTAATATTAAAAAAACAACTAAATGTAGTTGTTAATTGAACTAATATAAATAAAGATGACTACTTATTAGCAATGACTAATTCTTTAATTGATTCAACTAATCTTAAATTACTAATTAAAAATAACTTAACAAATAAAATTAATGATAGAAGTGTATATATTAAAAGTATTATTAAATCTTATGAGTATGAAGGTTTTAAAATAGATATTAAATAA
- a CDS encoding MupG family TIM beta-alpha barrel fold protein, with product MEKKKLGISVYCKKASFDQIIEYLKLARSYNFEILFISFVHLLKNDYFKNIDVIKKAKELNYYVIADFDQTSLSNLTKSNDLKILKEIGIDCIRFDEPINAQSLANLTYNPYEIDVQLNISNSFSFLDNVLDFKPVLTKLSGSHNFYLLENSGLDIDFFNKTTDKFIRKNLNTSAFISSQIANITLADNYTKAVSLEFFRNIDIISQAKYLFYSNKINNVIIANMFASKKELEQLSLLNKDHLTLKINNLQKISKIEKDILLWNNHFRRSDINTSYIRSTFSRTIWHSANIKPNNIKQVFNKGDIVILNNNANRYKGELHIILKENYIDNNNLYNYIASVHSDELYLLDFINSNSHFKISL from the coding sequence ATGGAAAAAAAGAAATTAGGAATTAGTGTTTATTGTAAAAAAGCAAGTTTTGATCAAATTATTGAGTATTTAAAACTAGCTAGAAGCTATAATTTTGAAATATTATTTATAAGTTTTGTTCATTTACTAAAAAATGATTATTTTAAAAATATTGATGTGATTAAAAAAGCAAAAGAGTTAAACTATTATGTTATAGCAGATTTTGATCAAACTAGTTTATCTAATTTAACTAAATCTAATGATCTAAAAATTTTAAAAGAAATTGGAATAGATTGCATTAGATTTGATGAACCGATTAATGCTCAAAGTTTAGCTAATTTAACTTATAATCCATATGAAATTGATGTTCAATTAAATATTAGTAATAGTTTTAGTTTTTTAGATAATGTTTTAGATTTTAAACCTGTATTAACTAAACTAAGTGGATCTCACAACTTTTATTTATTAGAAAACTCAGGATTAGATATAGACTTTTTTAATAAAACAACTGATAAATTTATAAGAAAAAATTTAAACACTTCAGCTTTTATATCAAGTCAAATAGCAAATATTACTTTAGCAGATAATTATACTAAAGCAGTAAGTTTAGAGTTTTTTAGAAACATAGATATAATCAGTCAAGCTAAATACTTATTTTATTCAAATAAGATTAATAATGTTATTATTGCAAATATGTTTGCTAGTAAAAAAGAACTAGAGCAATTATCATTACTTAATAAAGATCATTTAACTTTAAAAATAAATAATTTACAAAAAATATCAAAAATAGAAAAAGATATATTATTGTGAAACAACCATTTTAGAAGAAGTGATATTAATACTAGTTATATAAGATCAACATTTTCAAGAACTATTTGACACTCAGCTAATATAAAACCAAATAATATTAAACAAGTATTTAATAAAGGTGATATTGTAATTTTAAATAATAATGCTAATAGGTATAAAGGTGAATTACATATTATATTAAAAGAGAATTATATTGATAATAACAATTTGTATAATTACATAGCATCAGTTCATTCTGATGAATTATATTTATTAGATTTCATTAATTCTAATAGTCATTTTAAAATATCATTGTAG
- a CDS encoding glycoside hydrolase family 1 protein, with protein sequence MFKFKKDFWWGAASSGCQTESDKDKPNLNIMDYWYKQTPTDFYDNKGPNITCDTYSNYKTDVKLMSEIGLNSFRTSIQWTRLIKNLYTGEVDLKQVEFYRNYFLEIKKNNIKLIVNLFHFDTPIELENIGGWTNKKTVELYFLYAKQCFKYFSDLVDYWTTFNEPVVLVDGCYLNKWYYPKISNLKLAVQAAYNTILAHCKVANYFHSYFKNDQNKKISIILNLTPTIPKNSELKHLKAAKIRDELLNKSFLNAVIKGQFSTFLIKFLNENNLMPEYDQLELNEIKKTRIDFLAVNYYQPARVQAPLNNLTSSTELKLENWFLPYTNKNIRINPYRGWEIHPQTLYDIAIDIKNNYDNIPWIVSENGIGVSDENRFLNKQGYIDDQYRIDFIKEHLIYLYKAIEQGSNCFGYQMWTLIDNWSWANGFKNRYGFISLDTKTLKRTIKKSGYWIKQVIKDQGFE encoded by the coding sequence ATGTTTAAATTTAAAAAAGATTTTTGATGAGGTGCCGCTAGTTCTGGGTGTCAAACTGAATCAGATAAAGATAAACCAAATTTAAATATTATGGACTATTGATACAAACAAACACCAACAGATTTTTATGATAACAAAGGGCCTAATATTACTTGTGATACTTATTCTAACTATAAAACTGATGTTAAATTAATGAGTGAAATTGGATTAAATAGTTTTAGAACTTCTATTCAATGAACAAGATTAATAAAAAATTTATATACAGGTGAAGTTGATTTAAAACAAGTAGAGTTTTATAGAAATTATTTTTTAGAAATTAAAAAAAATAACATTAAATTAATTGTTAATTTATTTCATTTTGATACACCTATTGAATTAGAAAATATTGGTGGTTGAACTAATAAAAAAACAGTAGAATTATATTTTTTATATGCTAAACAATGTTTTAAATATTTTAGTGATTTAGTTGATTATTGAACAACTTTTAATGAACCTGTAGTTTTAGTTGATGGTTGTTATTTAAACAAGTGATATTATCCAAAAATTAGTAATTTAAAACTAGCTGTGCAAGCAGCATACAATACAATTCTTGCTCATTGTAAAGTAGCTAATTATTTTCATTCTTATTTTAAAAATGATCAAAATAAAAAAATATCAATAATATTAAACCTTACTCCTACAATACCAAAAAACAGTGAATTAAAACATTTAAAAGCAGCAAAAATTAGAGATGAATTACTTAATAAATCTTTTTTAAATGCAGTTATAAAAGGACAATTTAGTACTTTTTTAATCAAATTTTTAAATGAAAATAATTTAATGCCTGAATATGATCAATTAGAATTAAATGAAATTAAAAAAACTAGAATTGATTTTTTAGCTGTGAATTATTATCAACCAGCAAGAGTCCAAGCTCCACTTAATAATTTAACTAGTTCAACTGAATTAAAATTAGAAAACTGATTTTTACCATACACTAATAAAAATATAAGAATTAATCCTTATAGAGGTTGAGAAATTCACCCACAAACACTATATGATATAGCTATAGATATTAAAAATAATTATGATAATATACCTTGAATAGTTTCAGAAAATGGAATTGGTGTTAGTGATGAAAATAGGTTTTTAAATAAACAAGGTTATATTGATGATCAATATCGTATAGATTTTATAAAAGAACATTTAATTTATTTATATAAAGCAATAGAACAAGGTTCAAATTGTTTTGGTTATCAAATGTGAACATTAATTGATAATTGAAGCTGAGCTAATGGTTTTAAAAATAGGTATGGTTTTATAAGTTTAGATACAAAAACATTAAAAAGAACAATTAAAAAATCAGGTTATTGAATTAAACAAGTAATTAAAGATCAAGGATTTGAATAA
- a CDS encoding ROK family protein: protein MVLVFDVGGMSTKIALIDSKTDQIIIKDQIIYSNFINGKSLLFEIKKKINQFKNNNSKAICISSCGIINSISGEISGSSAIKDYYLINYKKDLKEFNLSIFIENDANCAAICESQIGVAKNNKNAVFLVIGTGIGGAIIINKMLYKGSDLFAGEFGCSLVKIQNNQYINVSESYSAKAIETNYFTLTNKKLTAKEIFNKYKEDKVAKKVINKIINGLCKLMINITTIIDPEVFVIGGAISQNQLFINLLNKKFKKYMTMSNINLDIKIKPAMFFNDANIYGAYLLYKKDLYV from the coding sequence ATGGTATTAGTTTTTGATGTTGGTGGAATGTCTACTAAAATTGCTTTAATTGATAGTAAAACAGATCAAATTATAATAAAAGATCAAATAATTTATTCTAATTTTATAAATGGTAAATCTTTATTATTTGAAATTAAAAAAAAGATAAATCAATTTAAAAATAATAATTCAAAAGCAATTTGTATTTCTAGTTGTGGAATTATTAATTCAATTAGTGGAGAGATTTCAGGTTCTTCAGCTATTAAAGATTATTATTTAATAAACTATAAAAAAGATTTAAAAGAATTTAACCTATCAATTTTTATTGAAAATGATGCAAATTGTGCTGCTATTTGTGAATCTCAAATAGGAGTTGCTAAAAATAATAAAAACGCTGTTTTTTTAGTAATTGGAACTGGAATTGGTGGAGCAATTATTATAAATAAAATGTTATATAAAGGAAGTGATTTATTTGCTGGAGAATTTGGATGTAGTTTAGTTAAGATTCAAAATAATCAGTATATTAATGTTTCGGAAAGTTATTCAGCAAAAGCTATTGAAACTAACTATTTTACTTTAACAAATAAAAAATTAACAGCTAAAGAAATTTTTAATAAATATAAAGAAGATAAAGTTGCTAAAAAAGTTATAAATAAAATAATTAATGGTCTTTGTAAACTAATGATTAACATAACAACTATTATTGATCCAGAAGTGTTTGTAATTGGTGGAGCTATTAGTCAAAATCAATTATTTATTAACTTATTAAATAAGAAGTTTAAAAAGTATATGACTATGTCTAATATTAATTTAGATATAAAGATTAAACCAGCAATGTTTTTTAATGATGCTAATATTTATGGAGCTTATCTTTTATATAAAAAGGATTTATATGTTTAA
- a CDS encoding PTS sugar transporter subunit IIA yields the protein MNKEIFNINHVFTDVIANSKKQAFEIIALKFYLLGFTTDKNKALKGLKKREKEGSTGFNDGIAIPHAKIKEITKPGVFVFKFKNGVEWDSIDNSLVTIAIALAIPENDSANDHLKILSSIARKLVDDDFRKDLNKANNVDQLYQLISKVEII from the coding sequence ATGAATAAAGAAATATTTAATATAAATCATGTTTTTACAGATGTTATAGCTAATTCTAAAAAACAAGCTTTTGAAATTATTGCTTTAAAATTTTATCTACTAGGTTTTACAACTGATAAAAATAAAGCTCTTAAAGGTTTAAAAAAAAGAGAAAAAGAAGGTTCAACAGGATTTAATGATGGAATAGCTATTCCTCATGCAAAAATTAAAGAAATCACAAAGCCTGGAGTATTTGTTTTTAAATTCAAAAATGGTGTTGAATGAGATTCTATTGATAATAGTTTAGTTACAATCGCTATTGCTTTAGCTATTCCAGAAAATGATAGTGCAAATGATCATTTAAAAATTTTAAGTAGTATTGCTAGAAAATTAGTTGATGATGATTTTAGAAAAGACTTAAATAAAGCTAATAATGTTGATCAGTTATATCAATTAATTAGTAAAGTTGAGATTATTTAG
- a CDS encoding glycosyl hydrolase-related protein, protein MWDSGDFDRFLFINDKIDTNKIPIYSLIKNLNKNIIIKTIKLAENDDFVIIRCFNNSKTNQQFSLLINNQLVSFNKLNMLEEIKNKDLKTDWLRPYEIGTYSLKLSK, encoded by the coding sequence ATATGGGATTCGGGAGATTTTGACAGATTTTTATTTATAAATGACAAAATAGATACTAATAAAATACCAATTTACTCACTTATTAAAAACTTAAATAAAAATATCATTATTAAAACAATAAAACTTGCTGAAAATGATGACTTTGTTATCATTAGATGTTTTAACAATTCAAAAACAAACCAACAATTTAGTTTATTAATAAACAATCAATTAGTAAGTTTTAATAAGTTAAATATGTTAGAAGAAATAAAGAATAAAGATCTTAAAACTGATTGATTGAGACCATATGAAATAGGTACTTATTCATTAAAATTATCTAAATAA